ATGACCGGGAAGTCATGGCGCCCGGGATGCCCGGTGAAGCTCCGGGACCTGCGCTACGTGCGCCTGCGGATCTGGACCTTCGACCGCGTGGCCCGGTGGGGCGAGCTGGTCGTGCACGAGAGGGTCGCCGACCGGATGGTCCGGGCCTTCCGGGACATCTACGAGGCGCGCTTCCCGATCCGCCGTATGCGCCTGGTCGATCACTACAACGCCAACGACACGCGATCGATGAAGCATGACAATACGAGCGCGTTCAACTGCCGGTGGCGAGCGGGATCACCGGGCGTGTGGTCGATGCACGCGTACGGCAAGGCGATCGACATCAACCCCGTTGAGAACCCCTATTACATCCCCTCGAGCAACTACGTCTCGCCCAAGCGCGGCCGGAAGTTCGTCGACCGTTCGAAGCGGCGCCGCGGCATGATCTACAAGCGCGACGTGGTCTGGCGTGCGTTCCGCGACATCGGCTGGGAATGGGGCGGAACGTGGCGCAACGTCAAGGACTGGCAGCACTTCAGCACGAACCACCGCTAGTCGAGCATGTACCGGCGCGCGAGCACCCTCACCGGTGGTGCTGTTGTTCCGATGCGTGACACCGGGACCGGACGACCTGCGTCGATAGGCCCGGCGAGAGG
The sequence above is a segment of the Actinomycetota bacterium genome. Coding sequences within it:
- a CDS encoding M15 family metallopeptidase, which translates into the protein MVLRRLARALVFSLLAALLVVPGVALAGGQPAFEGAVSRLDRPTKRLMTGKSWRPGCPVKLRDLRYVRLRIWTFDRVARWGELVVHERVADRMVRAFRDIYEARFPIRRMRLVDHYNANDTRSMKHDNTSAFNCRWRAGSPGVWSMHAYGKAIDINPVENPYYIPSSNYVSPKRGRKFVDRSKRRRGMIYKRDVVWRAFRDIGWEWGGTWRNVKDWQHFSTNHR